CTACGGGAACGAGGCCGCCGTCGGCGACGGGATCGCCGCGGCCGACGTCGACCGGGAGGACGTCTTCCTCGCGACGAAGGTCTGGATCACGAACCTCGCCTACGACGACGTGCTCTCGACGGTCGAGGAGAGTCTCGACGACCTGGGTGTCGAGAGCGTCGATCTGCTCTACGTCCACTGGCCCGCGAACACGTACGATCCCGAGTCGACGCTGGCCGCGTTCGACGAACTCCACGACCGCGGCGCGATCGATCGGGTGGGCGTCTCGAACTTCGAACCCAACCACGTCGAGACGGCGATGGACCACCTGGATGCCCCGGTGTTCGCGAACCAGGTCGAGATGCATCCGTTCCTCCAGCAAGAGGAACTCCGCGCGCACGCCGACGAACACGGCTACGAAATGGTCGCTTACTCGCCGCTGGCCCGCGGGGAGGTGTTCGGCCACGACGTACTCGCCGACATCGCAGCCGCTCACGACGCCAGCGAGGCCCAGGTCAGCCTCGCCTGGCTCCGCGAGAAGGGCGTGACCGCGATCCCGAAAGCCACGGGTCGGGACCACATCGTGGACAACTTCGGGAGCCTCGGGCTGACGTTGACCGACGCGGAGATCGACCGGATCGACGACATCGAGGTGACCGACCGGCGGATCAACCCGGATTTCAGCCCGGACGCCTGGAACTAAAACCGGAACGAACCGACCGTCTGTCGGCCGTCTAACCGGAGACGCGGGGCCTCAAAACTTTAACCACGGTGGAGCGAAACCACCGCGTATGTCCGTCGGGAGTCAGGGGGTCGTCGGGGGCATCCGTATCGATCTGAAACGGTTACACGAGACGTGGATGGAGCTGCTCTACCCGCGACAGCGCGACGCTGGCGATACGGTGCTCGGTACCTGGACCCCCGATTCGCAGTTCGGGATGGTGTTGTACCGGCTCTGGTCGGGACTGGGTGTCCCGGTCATCGCACTGGTGTATCCGCTGGTGCTGTTCGGCGTCGTCGTCCGCTATCAGGCCCGGCGGATCGACGGGACCGCGACCCGCATCGGCCTCGTCGGCGTCGTCCTCCTCTCGGTCCTCGCCTGGGGCGGGTTGACGGCGTTGGCCCGGTTCCAGTTCGAACTCTCGGCCGGCGAACTGGCTGCCGTCGCGGCTGCCGGCGGTGTGGCGACCGTCTCGGCCGCGCTCGCCGTGGGTACCCGCTCGGTCGGTGGTCGAGTGACGACGGTCCTGTTCTCCTACCCGTTCGCGGTGACGGCTATCTTTCTTCCGCCGGTCGTCGCGGCGCTGTACTCGACGGCCGCCCCACAGGTCGCACTCTCTGCCAGTGATACGCTCTCGCGGTGGCTCCTGTTCGACGTGCTGGGTCGGCAACACACAGTCTCGCAGTTCTTCATCGAGAACTTCGAGCGCCAGGGCCTGGCCTACGTCCTCATCTGGCTGGGTATCTCGGTCCCGCTGGGGTGGCTACTGGGACTGTTGGTGACGCTCGCGGATCTGGTCCGACCGAAGGACTGAACCCGAACAGGGGACCGACCACGACAGTTACGGGTCTGTGGACCTAACCGCCGCCTGTCATGCAATTCGACTTCACGCGCTCGGTGGTTCCACTCGTCGTGATCGTCGCCGTCGCGACTGTCGCTCTCACGACCGTGATGACCCCCACAACAGTCTTTATGATGGTCCTGCCCTCGATGATCGTCTTCTCGGTCGTCGCGTTCTTCCTCGGGATGAAAAACGGCGAGTTCCGCGCTTCACACTGAGACGTCGGCGGGCCGAATCACGCGTTCTTCCGGGACCGACTCGTCGACAGCGACGGCCACGTCCGCGACCTCGTCGCTGTCCCGCCCCAGCATGACCGTTCCGCCGGCCCGCATCGGCGCGAGCACGCCGGCGACGAGCGCGCCCGCGGTCGTGATCGGCGCCCGCAGCGCGACCGTCGTCCCCTCGTCGATGTCGGAGTCGGCCGCGACGCGTTCGCTGGCCGCGAGCAACGCTCCGTGGGTGTAGGTCTCGTCGGCTGCCAGCACCGGATCGTCGGGGGCTAACTCGGCTGGCGGGGCCAACGGGTTCTCGCTCCACAACTCCCGCTCGAACTGGGCGACTGTCGGGTCGTCGCTGGGGCCGCCGTACGCCAGCGCCTTCGTTCCCGGGCCGAGTTCGTAGCGGTCGAGCCACGCCGCCGGTGCGACGAGCGCGGTCGCGTCGACGGCACCGGGCGGGTCCACGTCGACGACGGCACCGTCCAGCGCCGCGGCGAGAAACGCCAACACGGCGTCGGGGGCCTCCCGGAGATAGCCGGGTTCGTCCCCCTCGGTCGGGTTCTTGGGTCCCACGACGACGGCCACCCGCATCCCCTCGCGGACACCGTAGTGGCGAAGGAGGTTCCCGCCCTTCCAGACGTTCGTCCCGAAGTCGGTGTAGCTGTAGGGAGCACTCCGCTCGGGAGCAGTGAACAGGACGCCCTCGCGTTCGCGGGCCGCGGCGACGAGGTCTCCGAGTGTCTGCATGGATTCGGGTAGGAACCGCTCGGCCAAAAACCGGCCGGAAACCGCAACGCCGATAGGACAGCCCCGATCCGTTCCGCTATGGACGAACAGGACCGAGTCGCCGCCTTCGTCGACGACCACGACCTCTCGGCACCGCCAGCTTACCGACTGCTCGATCTGGCCTCGGAACTGGGCGAGGTCGCCAAGGAACTCAACGAGTCGACGGCCTACGGGAGCGACCCCGGACGCGCGACCGCCGCCGAAGACGAACTCGGGGACACGCTGTTCGCGCTGCTTGCGCTGTGTTCGGAACTGGACGTCGACGCCGGCGAGGCGTTGGAGACGGCGCTGGCGAAATACGAATCGCGCCTCGACGACGCGGAGACGCCGGCCAGCGGAGAGTAACCGAGACAGGACCTGACCTGCCAGAGCGCTACAGTGAGTTCTTCAGTTTCTCGAAGAACCCTTCCTCGACCTCGACCTCCTCGCCGCCGGCCTCGGCGAACTGTTCGAGGGCCTCCCTCTGTTCGCCGTTGAGCGAATCCGGGGTGACGACCTGGACCTGGACGTAGAGGTCACCCTGGCCCCGTCGGCGCAGACGGGGCATCCCCTTGCCCTCCAGACGGAACACCTCGCCGCTCTGGGTCCCGCTGGGAACGTCGACCTCGACCTCGCCGTCCAGCGTCGGCACCGTGATCGTGTCCCCGAAGACAGCCTGGGGGAACGAGATCGGGTGTTGATACGAGAGGTCGTCGCCATCGCGTTCGAAGTCGGGGTGGTCGCGGACGGTGACCTCGATGAGCAGATCGCCGTTGGGACCGCCGCGTTCGCCCGGCGCGCCCTCTCGTTCCATCCGCATCGTCTGGCCGTCGGCGATCCCTGCCGGGATCTCGACTTCCAGACTGGCCTCGTTGTTGACGACGCCGTTGCCGCCACAGGTCGAACACGTCTCGTCGTACAGCGTGCCGTCGCCCTCACAGCGCCGGCAGGTCGCCGTCTGCTGGACCCGTCCCATCGGGGTCTGCTGGACGCGCGTGGTCTGGCCCTGGCCGTTACACTCCGGACAGGTCTCCGAGTCAGTCCCTGGGGGGTGTCCGTTCCCGTTGCAGTCCTCACACTGCTCGGGCCGGGTGACGGTCAGTTGCTTCGTCGCGCCCTCGTAGGCCTCTTCGAGGTCGATCTCCATGCGCGTCTGGAGGTCCTGGCCCTGGCGCGGGCGGTTCCCGCCGCCGCGGCCGCCACCGCCGCCGAAGAACTGATCGAAGATGTCCTGCATGTCGAAGCCGCCGGCACCGCCGAACGGGTCCCCGCCCATCCCGCCGCGGCCGCCGGCCCCACCGGCGCCGCCGGCACCGCCGCGCTTTTCGGCCTGCTCGAAGCGTTCGTGACCCATCTGGTCGTACATCTGGCGTTTCTCCTCGTCGGTCAGGACCTCCTTTGCCTTCTTGGCCTGCTTGAACTTCTCCTCGGCGTTGGGGTCGTCGCTGACATCCGGATGGTACTCTCTGGCTTTCTCCCGATACGCCTCCTTGATCTCGTCTTCAGAGGCGTCCTGCGAGACGCCCAGTATCTCGTAGAAGTCCTGGCTCATTCGTTGTTGTGGGATATACGGTTGACGTACTTGAAAAGAACGGGTCCGGGACGGACCGTCTACCCCGTTCTGACTCGGAACTCGTCGAACGCCGCGGCGACGTCCGGACCGGTTGTCGTCGTCTTCGTCCGCAACTGGAGTTGAACGGGCCGGTCCGTCCAGTCGGCCGTCGTCTCGTACGTCCCGGTCGCGCCGTCGACGGTCGCAGTCACCACCTCCGCCGACACGGACAGAGTTAGCGACGACCAGTCGGTCCCGACCGTCCGGGGGAGGGACGTCCACCCGGTCACTGACCCGCTCTCTCCGACCCACTCCTGTATCTTGACGGCGTTTCCCGACTGCATCGGTCCGACCGCGACCTTCGCGAAGGAGTCGGGATCGACCAACGCCAGGCTAAAACTCGCTCCGCCACCGCCTTCGATGACGTACCGGCCAGCCACTGACGCCGATACCTCCCCGCAGAACCGCGCCCGCGACCGGAGTACCGACTCGAAGTCACTACTCCGTGCGCGTAGCAAGACGCCGTAGTCGCCGGAACGGGCCTGTTCCGTCGTCCGTTCGACGCTGTATCCGGACGACTGGAACCGATCGTCGAGGGGCCGCTCGAAGCCCGATTCGAACGCGGACAGACAGCCGCCCGATCCCGTGGTCCCCGCCCCTCCGCCGTCGGTCGGCGCGGGAGTCACGGGTGTCCCCTGTGGGGCCGGTGTCGGGGTCCGGCCTACCGAGTCCGGCGTGTCGCCCAGCGGCCAGTCGAACTCTACGTCGCTTCTCGGGTTCGAGACGGACTCGGCGACCCCGGCGAGGGCAAGCCCGCCGATACCCGCCAACACCGCACGTCTCGTCCGTTCGCCCCCGACCATACCGGCCCGTCTCGACCCAGTCACCTAAGTGTCACGTCGCCTCCTGGGACCGCGGGGCTTATTTCGGAGCCTGCGGAGTACCGAACGATGACACGGCGACCGTCGGCTGACCGGGGTGGGATCACTGCTGAGCGGCTGGCCATCTGGACGCTGGCGGGACTGGCCATCGCTGGCCTCGCCGTATTGGCCGTCGGTCCCGGCGCCGACCTCCGGACCTCGGCGCCCGATATCACCGTCGAAACCGCGTTCGACGCCGAGTCCGGATCGGTGACGCTCACTCACGCCGGCGGCGACCGGTTGACCGGGACCAGTACCCACAGGCTCGCTGTCGTCGTGGCTGACGCCGACAGAAACGCCACGACGACCGTGGTCTGGGCCGACGACTCCCAGCTACCGGTCGAACAAGGGGATTCGTTCACCGTCGACGACCCACGTGTCGACAGCGACGGGGACGGTGACTACCTCGACGGTGACGCCTCTGTCGGATTCTACCTCGAAGCCGGTGACACTGTCGCCGTAGTCTGGACCGGTCGGCCACTCGGTGCTCCCGACGCGCGATCCGTCACCGTCGGCGAGGTGACGCTGACCGACGACGGCTGACCCCCCGTCAGCTCACTGGAGTGGAATCAGCGACCCTCTCTCCCGGCGTATCGTCGACCCGCGCATGTCCAGCCGAACGCTGCCGGCATGTCTCCCGCTAACCGATCCGGTATCCGCCGGCTATCGGAGCAGCCTCCGCTTTCGGCTCGGCTCCTCGGCAGGTTCGGCTTCGCGAACAGAACGACGGCGAGAACGAACAGCACTGCGTCCGATGGGCTGTTGCACCGGACGACGGGGAGTGTCAGTTACTCCTCGTCGTCTTCGTCGACGTCCTCGAAGTCGGCGTCGACGTACTCCTCGCCCTGGCCGGCCGCACCGCCTGCTGCACCGCCAGGACCCGCGCCGCCGGGACCGGCAGCGCCGCCCGGCCCTGCCCCAGCGGCACCGCCTGCCGCACCGCCGGCGGCCTGCTGGGCCTGGCCTTCGTACATCTGCTTGCCGATCTCCTGGAGTTCCTCGGAGAGTTCCTCGGTGACCTCCTCGTAGTCCTCCTTCGTGGCGTCCTCGTCTTCGAGGACCTCCTGGACGTCCTCGATCTTCTCCTCGATGTCGCTCTGGAGGTCCTCGTCGATCTCTTCCTCGTTCTCCTCGATGAGGGTCTCGGCGCGGCGGATCGACGCCTCGGCTTCGTTGCGGGCCTCGATGCGCTCGCGGCGCTGCTGGTCCTCTTCCTGGTGCTCTTCGGCTTCTTCCTGCATCTCTTCGATCTGCTCGTCCGAGAGGCCGGCACCGCCTTCGATGGTGATGTCCTCGCGGTTGCCCGAGCCCTTGTCCTCGGCTTCGACGTTGACGATGCCGTTCTCGTCGATGTTGAACGTCACTTCGATCTGCGGGGTGCCGGCGGGGGCCGGCGGGATGCCCTGCAGCGAGAACGCGCCGAGCAGTTCGTTCTCCTCGGCGATCTCACGTTCGCCCTGGAAGACGCGGATCTGGACCTGCGTCTGGTTGTCCTGGGCGGTCGTGAAGATCTTGGACTCCTCGGTCGGGATCGTCGTGTTCTTGTCGATGAGTCGCTCGAAGAGGCCACCCTTGACCTCGACACCGAGCGAGAGCGGCGTCACGTCGAGCAGGACGATATCGTCGACGTCGCCCGAGAGGACACCACCCTGGATCGCCGCGCCCAGCGAGACGGCCTCGTCCGGGTTGACGTTCTTCTTCGGGGACTGGCCGGTCATCTCCTCGACTTTCTCCTGGACCTGTGGCATCCGGGTGGAGCCACCGACGAGGATGACCTCGTCGATGTCGCCCTTGTCGTAGCCGGCGTCGGAAAGCGCCTGCTCCGTCGGGCCGACGGTCCGCTGGATGAGGTCCTCGGTCAGGGACTCGAACTTCGCACGGCTGAGCTTGCTCTCCAGGTCGAGCGGGCCGTCGTCGGTCGTCGCGATGAACGGCTCGTTGATCCGGGTCTCCTTGCGCGAGGAGAGTTCGATCTTGGCCTCCTCGGCGGCCTCGGTCAGCCGCTGGAGGGCCTGACGGTCCTCACGGAGGTCGATCCCGTGTTCGTCTTCGAACTCGTCGGCCAGGTAGTCGATGATCGCCTCGTCCCAGTCGTCGCCGCCGAGGCTGTTGTCCCCGTTCGTGGCGACGACCTCGTAGACGCCGCCGCCGAGATCGAGGATAGAGACGTCGAAGGTCCCCCCACCGAGGTCGTAGACCAGCACCGTCTGGTCTGACTCGTCGTCGAGCCCGTAGGCCATCGCCGCGGCCGTGGGCTCGTTGACGATGCGCTCGACCTCGAAGCCGGCGATCTCGCCGGCGTCCTTGGTCGCCTGCCGCTGTCGATCGTTGAAGTAGGCGGGGACCGTGATGACCGCCTTCTCGATCTCGTCGCCGAGATACTCCTCGGCGTCCCGTTTGATCTTCTGGAGGATCATCGCCGAGACCTGCTCGGGCGTGTACTCCTCGCCGTCGAGCGTGACCGTGTAGTCGTCCTCGCCCATGTGGCGCTTGATCGACTGGATGGTCTGCTCGGGGTTCTTGACCGCCTGGTTCTTCGCGGGCTTGCCGACAAGCCGCTCGCCGTCGTCGAACGCGACGACGGAGGGTGTCGTGCGTTCGCCCTCGGCGTTGACGATAATTTCGGGGTCGTTACCTTCCATGACCGCGAACGCGCTGTTCGTGGTCCCGAGGTCGATACCCAGAATCTTGTTGCTCGCCATCTTACCCTCTTCTACCGGATTGGGCCGGTTAAAAGTTGCTAGATGGGTCGGTCAGAGAACGCCGCGGAGTACCCTTCTGTGTACAGAATTCGAGGAGTCGTCGAGTAGCGACCGGAGCGTATAACACGTACCGCAATTCGACTGGTTCCCGCTCGGCACGAACGCGGATCGGCGTCCCGCTGCCGCCGCCTCGCAGTCCCACGGTCACCGCTCGGCTGTCCGGAGACGGTGCCCGAAGGGAACCGTCACCTACTCTTCACTGACGGTAACCTGCGCCTCTCGCAACACCTTCTCGGCCATCTCGTACCCCGGCCGATGGACCTCGGCGATCGTGCCGGCGGCCTCGTCGCTCTCGACACGGGCGAGTACTTGATGCTGTGTCGGGTCGACATCCTGTCCCGGGTCAGGCTCGATCACGTCGACGCCTTCCGCGTCGAAGGCGTCGTCGAGCTGGCGCAGCGTCGCCTCGACGCCGTCGCGGATGTCGGCGTCCTCGTCCTGTTCGAGCGCCCGCTTGAGGTTGTCCCGGACGCCGAACAGGCGGGTGACGAGATCCTCGGTGGCCCGTTGTTTCTCCTCTTCCTGGCGCTTCTCCATCCGCTTTTTGAAGTTCTGGAAGTCCGCTTGCTTGCGCTTGAGCTTCGACTCCAGTTCGTCTCGTTCCGCTTCCAACGAATCGCGATCGGCTTCGAGCTGTTCTGTCCGAGCACGCAGAGCAGCCAGTTCGCGGGCGATATCGTCCGCGCCGGCCGTTTCGACACGCTCGCGGAGGTCGTCGTCGACTTCGAACTCCCCGTCCTCGCCGACGACGTCGGTCAGGTCGATCTCGTCCGTATCGACACCCTCGGGGGCCTCTTCGAGGTCGCCAGCGGGCGCGTCACCCGATCCGTCCTCGGGTTCCGTCTCGTCCTCGGCAGCGTCCTGCTCGGTCATGGACGATCCAACGGCACGAGCGGGTAAAAGGATTCAGAAACACGACCAGTCGCGCCACGGGGAACTATATATCGAGGGGGTGACAGACGAGATATATGCAGCCTCCGTCGGCCGGTTCCGTGATCCCGGACTGTCGTGGCTCGGCGAGCGAGGGATCCCGATGAGCGACGACGCGATCTACGTCGAGCGCCGTGTCGACGGGTCACTGGACGCGGTCTGGGAGCGGACACAGGAGCCGGACGAACACGAGCGGTGGGACCTGCGGTTCTCTGAGATCGATTACCTTCCCCGCGAGGAAGGCGACCCACAGCGGTTCACCTATCGGACGGGGATCGGTTTCGGACTCGCCGTCGAGGGGACCGGCGAGTCAGTCGCCACGAACGAGGACGGCGAAGAGACCACCTCGGTCCTCTCCTTTGCCAGCGAGCAGGCTCGCTCGCTCATCACCGAGGGACGGGGGTTCTGGCGGTACGTCGAGACCGACGACGGAGTTCGGTTTCTGACGGAGTACAACTACGACACTCGCTGGGGAGCACTCGGCCGTCTGGTCGACCGGGTCGCGTTCCGCCCGCTGTTGGGGTGGGCCACTGCGCTCAGTTTCGACGTGCTGGCCCGCTGGGTCGAAGACGGGACGCCGCCGGAGACCAGCTATCGGGCGCTGCTCGCCCACGCAGTCGCTCGCGTGGGACTCGTACTGATCTGGGGCTACCAGGGTCTCGTCCCGAAACTGCTCGTCGGACACCCGGCCGAACTCGCTCCCTTCCGTCGGCTGGGCCTCGGGGCGATGGCCCAGGAGGCCGTCATCGCACTGGGCGTCCTCGAACTGGCCGTCGGGGTCGCGCTGCTGTGGCGCTGGCGCTCGGCGTGGCTGGCGTATCTCGCCGGTCTCGCCCCGGTCGGCCTGACCGCCGGAGCAGTTATCGCGGACCCAGCGGTCGCGCTCGGCCCGTACAACCCCGTCGTGACGACCATCGGGATGGCCGCGCTCGGGGTCGTCGCCGGCTCGCTCGCGGGCGATCTCCCCACGGCGCGGAACTGCCTGCGGACGCCTCCGGAGGAGTGACCGGGATGGGGGTCCCGGAGCGTGATCGGCTCCCAGCGCTGGCCGACGCCAGTGCCGTTTTCGGGGCAGCCGGCTGGCTCGCGGTCGTGCTCGCCGGCGTGTTCGGCCCGATCCGCGATATCGTCGCACTGGCGATGCTCGTTCTCGTTCCGCTCGCGCTTCGACTCGCAGACACGCCGCGACGCGACGGGACCCGGTCGGGCTGGTACCGGGCAGCCGTGGTCGGCCAGCCGGTGGCGGCCGTCGCCGGCGTGGTCTCGCTGACGCTCCCGGCGGGGACGACGGCGACGCTCGTGGCGGTGCCCTGGGCGCTTGCGACCGTGCTCGTCGCGGGCTTTGGCGCCTGGCGACTCCTCGGACGCGGCCCCTGGCCGGTCGAAGAACTGGCGGTCGACGCCGGCTTGCTCTACATCGTCGTCGGAGGCGTCGCGTTGCTGTTCGACCGCTCGGGGACCGCGCTCGTCTTCGAGCCACTCATCGTCACGCTGACCATCGTCCACTTCCACTACGCCGGCTCCGCCCTGCCGGTGCTGGCGGGGCTTGCCGGCCGGGACGCTCCCGGTGGATACCGCGGTCGGCTGCTCCGGGCGACGACCGGTATCGTCGTGATCGGCCCGGGTATCATCGGCATCGGGATCACTGCGGCCGCGCTCGATCTCCCGTTCGCGGCCGTCGTGGAGTTCGCTGGTGTCGCCGCTTTTACCGTCGCTGTCGCCGTGTTCTCGCTCTCGGTTCTCGTCGGTGTGGTTCCTCGCCGGGAGAACGGCGCTCAGCGACTGCTACTCGGTGTGGCCTCCGTCGCAGTGACGGTCTCGATGGGGTTTGCGGTCCTCTACGGGCTCGCGCGGGCGACGGGCGGGACCTACCTCGGTATCAACGCCGCGTCGTTCGACCTGATGGTCACCTACCACGGCCAGCTCAACGCCTACGCGTTCGCCCTCCCGGCGTTGGTGGGCTGGCGACTGGCGATCCCCGGCACTCGCTCCCGCCAGCCCGGCGTCGCGTTCAGTCGCCTCCACGGTGGCTGGCGTATCGGCCCGGAGTTCCTGGACCGCAGGGGAATGACGACAGACGCGGCCGTGACTGGGATGGTCACGACCGTCGACGAGTACGCACGTGCCGGGTTCGATCCCGATGCGGTGGCACCGGCGGTCACACGCTTCTACGAGCACTCCGGGAGCTACGAACTCTCCGTCGACCCGGCCTGGGACACGCCGTGGCGAACGCTCGCAGCGCTCTACCGGCCGCTCGCGGTCCGGGTGGGACAGCTCTCGGTGCCACGGCAGGCCATCGGCGGCGACGCGGTCCTCCGGGGCCGTGTCGTCGGGGTCGACACCGGCGAGGGACGGGCCGATCAGCGGGCGTGGATACGATCGAACGCCGACCGTGTCGACGACGCCCGGCGGATGACCTACGTCGGCGTCTACGATCGCTCTGTCGCCGACGACACGGCGTTTCTCCGCGTGGCGTTTCCGCTCCCGGGCGGGAACCTGACCGGACTCCTCCGCCTCGAAAACGGCGGCAGCGACGGCGACGGACTGGTGCTCTCGTCGTTCCCAACGCCGGGAAACGCCGACGACGCGGGGCTGTATCTCGTCGTCGGCGGGGTCGGCCTGCGGCTCCCGCTCAACGAACGGCTCGTCGTCGTCCCCGACGGCGACGGCGTCCACGCGACACACCGTGTCGAAGCCCTCGGTCTCAGGCTGTTCACGCTGACCTACGGTATCCAGCCGACCGACGAATCACTGATGCTGGGACCCACGGCACAGTAGCAGGGCCACGTTCACGGTCTGAACCCGAAGGCGTCGGTGTCGTATCGCAGTTGCGCGCGGTAGTCGTCCCACTCGTCGAGTTCTCGCAGGCGATATCTGGCGAACGGGGGGTTCCGGACGAGTTCTAGTTCGACGAGCCGCTGCCGCACCGGTTCGTAGAGTTCGTCCCAGTCGAGCGATCGGACCTGTTCTTCGGGCTCGCTGTCGTCTGCGACGAAGGTAACGCCGTCGTCGGTGCGTTCGATCACTCCGTACTGGAAGCGGGACCAGACGGTGTACTCCTCGAACGGGATCGACTCTGTCGGCGGACCGACCCGCCGATACTGTGCCTGGAATCGCTGGTTCGTGTCGGGACCGCCCCAGAGAACGCCTCTCGAGAGGAGTTTGATCCGTCGCTCGACGTCGACACCACCGTTGTAGACCACTCGGGCATCGGTGTACGCTCGACGCTGAAACTGCTCGCGCAGTTCCTCGCCGTGGTGGACGTCCTCTTCGTACTGATACGGTAGCGGCGTCTTCCGCGCGCGCTGGAGGATCGAGAAGCACTCGCTTCCGCCCCGTGCCGGCCCATCGGTGGCTCGCCCCCGCCAGGTCTCCGGGTCGGTCTCGTCGGGATCGACCCATCGTGCCATGCTAGCAGTTACCTATGGACGTAGATACGTGTTACTCTCCCAACAGCCGTCGGTGCCGCAGCGTTCAAGCCGCCGCCTCACGGAGTCCCCGACGTGTCGTTGACGCTCAGTTACGACAGCGGGACCGTCCGTCTGCAGGGTGACTATCCGGCCGATCTCCCTGGCGTACAGGCCGACGAGCGGTCGAAAAGTGGGCGTGCCCCCGCCTACCGGTACGCCGACCTGCGACAGGCACTCGACGAGGCCGGAGTCACGTACACGGATCGAGTGCTGTCGCTCCCCGATCTGTCGCTCTCGACGACCTACGACCTCCGAGCGTACCAGCGGACGGCACTGGACGCCTGGCACGACGCCGGCGACAGGGGGTGTCTCGAACTCCCGACCGGCAGTGGGAAGACAGTCGTCGGTATCGCCGCGGCGGTCGCCCTGGGGACGCCGACGCTCGTGGTCGTCCCGACGATCGATCTCCTGGACCAGTGGGAGCGGGAACTCGACCGGGAGTTCGACGTACCGATCGGTCGACTGGGCGGGGGCGAGCAACGCCTCGAACCCGTCACGGTCGCGACCTACGACTCTGCCTATCTCAGGGCCGACGAGATCGGCGACCAGTTCGGTCTCGTCGTCTTCGACGAAGTCCACCACCTCGGCGGTGAGGGGTACCGCGACATCGCGCGGCTCCTGGCGGCCCCGGCCAGACTGGGATTGACAGCGACCTTCGAACGACCCGACGGCGCACACGAGGTGATCGAGGATCTCGTCGGGCCGGTCGTCCACCGCATCGGCGTCGACGACCTGGCGGGCGAGCACCTCGCCGACTACGACATCAAACGGATCGAAGTGTCGTTGACACCTGCGGAACGGGAGCGCTACGAGGCCGCTCAATCGACGTTTACCGACTACCTCGCACAGTCGAATATCCGTATGGAGTCGGGGAGCGACTACCAGGAACTCGTCAAGCGGTCGGGAACCGACCCGCGCGCTCGGGAGGCGCTGCTGGCCAAGCAGCGGGCACGCGAGGTGATGATGAACGCCCAGCGGAAGGTCGATCGGCTCGGGACGCTCCTCGACCGCCACCGGGAGGACCGGATCATCGTCTTCACCGCCTACACCGATCTGGTCTATCGGCTCTCCGAGCGGTTCCTGCTGCCGGCGATCACCCACGAGACGAGCGCCGGCGAGCGCCGCGAGATCCTCGATCGGTTCCGGGAGGGCGACTACTCCCGGGTCGTCACCGCGAACGTCCTCGACGAGGGAGTGGACGTGCCCGACGCGAACGTCGCGGTGGTGCTCTCGGGGAGCGGCTCCGAACGGGAGTTCACTCAACGGCTCGGGCGGATCCTCAGACCGACCGACGACGGCTCGCGCGCACTGCTGTACGAACTGGTCACCGAGGAGACCGCCGAGGAGAACGTCGCCGCACGCCGGCGGTGACGCGGTGGAGCGCCCCGGATCGACGGAGCTGATTTGTATCGCCGGGCCGTCTCCCCCGGCGTGCTGACGAAGGAACTGCTCCGGGTCTCCCGG
Above is a window of Haloarcula halophila DNA encoding:
- a CDS encoding aldo/keto reductase; protein product: MPMLGLGTWQNDDPSQCADSIRTALDVGYRHVDTAQAYGNEAAVGDGIAAADVDREDVFLATKVWITNLAYDDVLSTVEESLDDLGVESVDLLYVHWPANTYDPESTLAAFDELHDRGAIDRVGVSNFEPNHVETAMDHLDAPVFANQVEMHPFLQQEELRAHADEHGYEMVAYSPLARGEVFGHDVLADIAAAHDASEAQVSLAWLREKGVTAIPKATGRDHIVDNFGSLGLTLTDAEIDRIDDIEVTDRRINPDFSPDAWN
- the dnaJ gene encoding molecular chaperone DnaJ — encoded protein: MSQDFYEILGVSQDASEDEIKEAYREKAREYHPDVSDDPNAEEKFKQAKKAKEVLTDEEKRQMYDQMGHERFEQAEKRGGAGGAGGAGGRGGMGGDPFGGAGGFDMQDIFDQFFGGGGGRGGGNRPRQGQDLQTRMEIDLEEAYEGATKQLTVTRPEQCEDCNGNGHPPGTDSETCPECNGQGQTTRVQQTPMGRVQQTATCRRCEGDGTLYDETCSTCGGNGVVNNEASLEVEIPAGIADGQTMRMEREGAPGERGGPNGDLLIEVTVRDHPDFERDGDDLSYQHPISFPQAVFGDTITVPTLDGEVEVDVPSGTQSGEVFRLEGKGMPRLRRRGQGDLYVQVQVVTPDSLNGEQREALEQFAEAGGEEVEVEEGFFEKLKNSL
- a CDS encoding DUF7333 family protein, giving the protein MQFDFTRSVVPLVVIVAVATVALTTVMTPTTVFMMVLPSMIVFSVVAFFLGMKNGEFRASH
- a CDS encoding DoxX-like family protein; its protein translation is MSDDAIYVERRVDGSLDAVWERTQEPDEHERWDLRFSEIDYLPREEGDPQRFTYRTGIGFGLAVEGTGESVATNEDGEETTSVLSFASEQARSLITEGRGFWRYVETDDGVRFLTEYNYDTRWGALGRLVDRVAFRPLLGWATALSFDVLARWVEDGTPPETSYRALLAHAVARVGLVLIWGYQGLVPKLLVGHPAELAPFRRLGLGAMAQEAVIALGVLELAVGVALLWRWRSAWLAYLAGLAPVGLTAGAVIADPAVALGPYNPVVTTIGMAALGVVAGSLAGDLPTARNCLRTPPEE
- a CDS encoding MazG-like family protein, whose product is MDEQDRVAAFVDDHDLSAPPAYRLLDLASELGEVAKELNESTAYGSDPGRATAAEDELGDTLFALLALCSELDVDAGEALETALAKYESRLDDAETPASGE
- the dnaK gene encoding molecular chaperone DnaK, whose translation is MASNKILGIDLGTTNSAFAVMEGNDPEIIVNAEGERTTPSVVAFDDGERLVGKPAKNQAVKNPEQTIQSIKRHMGEDDYTVTLDGEEYTPEQVSAMILQKIKRDAEEYLGDEIEKAVITVPAYFNDRQRQATKDAGEIAGFEVERIVNEPTAAAMAYGLDDESDQTVLVYDLGGGTFDVSILDLGGGVYEVVATNGDNSLGGDDWDEAIIDYLADEFEDEHGIDLREDRQALQRLTEAAEEAKIELSSRKETRINEPFIATTDDGPLDLESKLSRAKFESLTEDLIQRTVGPTEQALSDAGYDKGDIDEVILVGGSTRMPQVQEKVEEMTGQSPKKNVNPDEAVSLGAAIQGGVLSGDVDDIVLLDVTPLSLGVEVKGGLFERLIDKNTTIPTEESKIFTTAQDNQTQVQIRVFQGEREIAEENELLGAFSLQGIPPAPAGTPQIEVTFNIDENGIVNVEAEDKGSGNREDITIEGGAGLSDEQIEEMQEEAEEHQEEDQQRRERIEARNEAEASIRRAETLIEENEEEIDEDLQSDIEEKIEDVQEVLEDEDATKEDYEEVTEELSEELQEIGKQMYEGQAQQAAGGAAGGAAGAGPGGAAGPGGAGPGGAAGGAAGQGEEYVDADFEDVDEDDEE
- a CDS encoding nucleotide exchange factor GrpE; the encoded protein is MTEQDAAEDETEPEDGSGDAPAGDLEEAPEGVDTDEIDLTDVVGEDGEFEVDDDLRERVETAGADDIARELAALRARTEQLEADRDSLEAERDELESKLKRKQADFQNFKKRMEKRQEEEKQRATEDLVTRLFGVRDNLKRALEQDEDADIRDGVEATLRQLDDAFDAEGVDVIEPDPGQDVDPTQHQVLARVESDEAAGTIAEVHRPGYEMAEKVLREAQVTVSEE